The window CAGAGGCTGTCCAGGCCGTCGTGCTCCTCCGCCCAGGAGATGTCGTCGGGCATGGGTCTCCGGAACCAGGGAACAAAAGAAGGCAAAGGCAGGGTCCGGCCTAGAACGAGGCTCAGAAAAAGAGCGGGGATGCCGCCCCCTCGGTGGGAGTGGGCCAGGCGGGAGCCAAGAGGTCAGATTCGGAGGTCGGGTGGGCGGCGGCGCCGCCGTGGATGCGCTGGTGTCGCGCCAGGTGGGTCTTGCGGCTGAAGCTCTTGCCGcactgagggcaggagaaggggCGGGAACCCGTGTGGACGGCCTGGTGGCGGACCAGGTTGGTTTTGGAGCTGAAGCTGCGGGCGCACACGGCACAGGCGTGGGGCCGACTGCCTGTGTGCACCGCCTGGTGGCGGCCCAGGTGCGACTTGCGGCTGAAGCGGCGGCCGCACTGTGCGCAGGCGAAGGGCCTGGCGCCGCTGTGGGCCCTGGAGTGGGCCACCAGGTTGGGCCGCGAGCCGAAGCGGCGGCCGCACTGCGCGCAGGCGAAGGGCCGTTCGCCCGTGTGCACCCGCCGGTGCCGCGCCAGGTGCTGCCCGTGGGCGAAGGCGCGCCCGCAGTCCGGGCAGAGGAAGGACCGCTGGCTCGCGGGAGCGCCCGGGGGCGCGCAGGCCAAGGGCTCGGTGGCAGCGGCGGGGTCCACGGCGGCGCCCAGTGCGCACTCGTCGCACCCGAAAGGGCGCCCCTCGCCGCGGTGCAGACGCTGGTGCATGGCGAGGTTCTTCTTCCAGCCGAAGCTCAGGCCGCAGTCGGAGCAGGAGAAAGGCTTGGGCCCGGGAGGGGACGGAGTCGGGGACGGGGCAGGGGACGTGGGCGAGAAGGGCGCGTCGGGGGAGGACGGGGCGCGGCCGGCCGCCTCGTGGACCCTCTGGTGCCGCACCAGGTGTTGCTTGTGCGTGAAGCTGCGCGCGCACTGCGCGCACTGGTACGGCCTCTCGCCCGTGTGGATGCGCTGGTGGCGGATCAGGTGCGTCTTCTTGCGAAAGCGCTTCTCGCACTCGGGGCAGGGGAAGGGCCGCTCGCCCGTGTGCGTCTTCTGGTGCGAGCCCAGGTGTATCTTCTGGCTGAAGCGCTTGCCGCACTCTGCGCACGGGTAGGGCCGCTCGCCCGTGTGCGTGCGCAGGTGGCGGGTCAGGTGGGCCTTCTTGCTGAAGCGCTTGCCGCACTCGGAGCACGGGAAGGGCCGCTCGCCGCGGTGGCTGCGCTCGTGCACCAGCATGTGCGCGCGCTGCGTGAAGCTGCGGCCGCAGTCCGGGCAGGCGCAAGGGCCCTCGCCGCGGTGCAGCCGCTGGTGCAGCCGCAGGGTCAGCTGGTCCCGGAAGCGGCGCTCACACTCCCCGCAGCCATAGGGCTTCTCCGAGGCCGGGACCCACCCCGCCAGCGCGAGCCCACCCAGTGGCCCTGGGGCCCCCGGCTCCAGCTTGTAGGCGGCGTCCAGAGGCCCCAGGTCAGGTgcggggaaggggctggggagtAATGACAGACGCTGGGGccactccccctcctcttccgCCTGCCGaacctcctcctccaccttcacCTTCCGAAGCATCCACTCCTCCCCTGAAAGATCAAAACAAGGCGAGTCTGTTAAGCCCCACGTTTATTTATGCGCCGCTTATTTGCCAATACGACCGCCACTTCCTGGAGCCCTGAAGTCTAGCTTCTGCTCTTTCCACTGGGAAATTCCTGGGAATGACCAAACCCAAAGATCACTGCAAGCCCTCCTCCTGGGCTCTCTGCTGCGGGGACGCTTTCGCCCCGGTTTGCCTGCCTCCCGGCCTCTGGAGTAGCCTCCCCTTACTCTCCCTCAAGCTTCAGTCCTCAGGTTCCTGTCCTGGCTCACGTGTCCACGTGGTCCCCCCAGATCTTTCTGTTCTGGAACCTCAACCTCTCCTCTCCAGTTGAGCAACTCCCCTGCGTGTCCTGCGAATTGGCTACAGCTCAGCAGGCTTACCGCCAAACACCCCACCTTCCCAGATCTACCCCGCTGATGTCAACAGTAGGTCTACAGCCTCCTTCTCCCAGTGGGCTGGACTTGGAACCTTGGCTTTCACCTTGGACGCCCCCCTTGCTCTCTAGCTCCTCCCCAGTGGCCACTGAGTACCTTTGCCTTCCTTCCTGTGGTTTCTCAAAGGCTCCCCCTGCTCCTACTCCCTTCATTGCTGCTTCTAGGGCCAGGTGGGAAATCCCAGTTTAAGAAGAGGATTGAGTTTACAGGACTTGGGGGACCAACGGATGGTGCCACCGCTGGAGAAGCAGGGAGAGCCCTCTTAGGGAGCAGGTTGGAGATGGGTTCCCCTGGAGCTTTGCCCCTCTTGGGCACTGCAATGGCCCAGCCAAGAGGAAGGAGCTCAGGACCCAGACCGGGAGTGTCCCCTTGGGTTCTCCTCTGCCACTAAGCAGCAGTGTGACCACGGTTGAGTCACTTAATCTCTTTGAACTAAGTTTGTTAGCTTGCTTAGGCGTAAAGGTTGGACCAGTTCATGGTTCCTAAATCTGGTGCCATGTCATAATCTCCTGGGCAACTTTCACAAAATGCATCTATGGGAGCCCGGGCCAGTGAATCTGTTCTCTTTCTTTCAAGCTCCCAAAGTGATTCTTGTTTGAGAACCTTTGTACCAGCTGATCGGAGGTCCTGTCTGGCTCTAAAAGTCTGTAATAGCCTGAGCCTTGGTTACATTACACATCGACTATCACAATTAGATTTACTCCTAGTTTCTATTACCCATCCATCAGTTCCAAACAACTATTTATCATACTGTGATATcgctttcattttcattgtgcCATTCTTCTACTGAAGAACCATCCATAGCTCCCTATTATTTAGAGGATAAAGTAAGTTCTAGCTGCATCTGAGGCTCACGCCAACCTAGTCCAACTCTCTTTTAATACTCCCAGGCATAAACCCCTCACTTCAGGCAAGCTGGTCTTCTGTAACCCCAGTCACGTGTCAACTTCCCTAGTTCGAAGTCTCTTCCCAGCCTAGAATGTTTTCCCATCCTCCACCCTCACTCTCATCCAAGCTGAAGTCTACACCTCTCTCAATATGGAGCACAAATCAACAAAGTCTTGGACAAATCCAACGCACGAGGAGCTCATATAAACACTTAACTGTTGACACTTTTACACTTCTTTGTGACATGCCTTtattgttgtttgtgcttttaattctttattctaGCTCATATTGGTATCAGATTTCAGTTTCTGGAGGGCAGACATCTTGTGTTCTGTTTCTTTACGCGTCTAATAAAAATGAGGATTGCCTCATGTACTGAGTGCCAACTGCAGATGAAGCACTGTACATACACTCTCACAAACCTTCACAAAAACCCCTGTGCAGAAGTTACTCTTATTTCTCGTGAACAGACTGAGGCTCCTCTAGCCTAATCCAAGATCACTCAGCCAAAAAATGTGGAGCAAGGATTCAAACCAGGACTGTGACACTCTAGAGCCCCTCTCTTCCCGCTCTACCTAACACAGCCTGGACCGAGTGGGCACTAAATAAGCCCTTGTGGAATAAGTGACATCACTCAGGCAGAAGGTGATAAAGCTGGTGGTAGTGGAAGGAAGTGATGGGTAGGACTGTGGAGAGAGAACGAACTGTTTGATCGCCTTGCGTATGGGGGAGATGCGTCAAATACAACAGATTTGGAGCATTTGCGTAGCACCGAGATCAGTAGAGATTTGGGGGAAGGAGCATGTCTGGGGAGAGACAATGAAAAGGTGGATCAACGCCATATGTCTTCCTGGGAATCATAATTCAAGTTGTCAACAGGAATGAACTTTGACTGGGGGAGACAGGCTGGGAAGTTAAGACTCCTGGAGGATGTTGAGGTgagagtgtgtttctctttgggggcCGGCCTCTCTGATTCCTGTTGTCTGTGGATGTAGAATTCCCTCTGCGTGCTGAAGCTCTACAGCAGAAAGGTGCCAGGGCCTGATTCATCTTGGGTTGGTAGGGCCTGGGGTGGCTGCCTCCTCAGATAGCAGCTCGGGAGCTGGCAGacccctgctccctcctcctggcccccTGGTGGGATGGAGAGCTGGGAACACTCACCTGGGCAGGAGCCCATGGGCTCAGCCTTCCGTGGTGCACATGCCCGGCCTCCTCTGCAGGGAGCTTCAGCTTGTTCAGTGTGGGCACCTTCCTCTGGTCTGGGGGCCTCGCGCCCTGGCAGAGAACAGGCTACCTCAAGGACGCCGCAGACATCAGAGATGGACAGAGCTCCCCACTGGCACTAGGAAGCAGGGGCTTTTGAGACCCCGGTCCCAGCCCCACCGGCAGGATTGCATCCCAC is drawn from Eschrichtius robustus isolate mEscRob2 chromosome 8, mEscRob2.pri, whole genome shotgun sequence and contains these coding sequences:
- the ZNF467 gene encoding zinc finger protein 467; the encoded protein is MRETFEALRSLGLSVGQPEMAPQSEPGEESHNAQEQMSPPREERALGKCSGREAPRPEEGAHTEQAEAPCRGGRACAPRKAEPMGSCPGEEWMLRKVKVEEEVRQAEEEGEWPQRLSLLPSPFPAPDLGPLDAAYKLEPGAPGPLGGLALAGWVPASEKPYGCGECERRFRDQLTLRLHQRLHRGEGPCACPDCGRSFTQRAHMLVHERSHRGERPFPCSECGKRFSKKAHLTRHLRTHTGERPYPCAECGKRFSQKIHLGSHQKTHTGERPFPCPECEKRFRKKTHLIRHQRIHTGERPYQCAQCARSFTHKQHLVRHQRVHEAAGRAPSSPDAPFSPTSPAPSPTPSPPGPKPFSCSDCGLSFGWKKNLAMHQRLHRGEGRPFGCDECALGAAVDPAAATEPLACAPPGAPASQRSFLCPDCGRAFAHGQHLARHRRVHTGERPFACAQCGRRFGSRPNLVAHSRAHSGARPFACAQCGRRFSRKSHLGRHQAVHTGSRPHACAVCARSFSSKTNLVRHQAVHTGSRPFSCPQCGKSFSRKTHLARHQRIHGGAAAHPTSESDLLAPAWPTPTEGAASPLFF